The following are encoded together in the Aciduricibacillus chroicocephali genome:
- a CDS encoding EsaB/YukD family protein, translating to MAGKSHIDITLDLHMHGGRKLDLRIPVHQTVTQLLANLAETLNLDEAIISQAIKIATKELVLTGDDRLTDYPVTDGDVLVVLAPVRAGADLSLEERNETR from the coding sequence ATGGCTGGAAAATCACATATAGACATAACGTTGGATTTGCATATGCATGGGGGCAGAAAGCTGGATCTCAGGATTCCTGTGCATCAGACGGTCACACAGCTGCTTGCCAATCTGGCAGAAACGCTAAACCTTGACGAAGCGATCATTTCCCAGGCTATAAAGATAGCTACAAAGGAGCTGGTCCTCACTGGTGATGACAGACTGACAGATTATCCGGTGACGGACGGGGACGTGCTTGTCGTCCTCGCACCTGTCCGGGCTGGAGCAGATTTGTCTCTTGAAGAAAGGAACGAGACAAGATGA
- the essB gene encoding type VII secretion protein EssB, producing MKEKKIEMDGLQLEFQMDQNEWQTQIRKADTRVKDIRQFGILNETADRFVPVRVTETGDHYSFHFIVQEDWKTWAQVKKRTRAEKLRLLGNISAYFHGLPARITYFLHPDNLLFNENLMPLSVYRGIRDLMPPMEMDEEHLLKQYKCLAIALFAKELTFDQLYNGSLANATETEFERKVNEMNSIGELAAFLKESYREEQDKSDKMMQLVPASRFKLFKWLAFSMIALAVLLAVPLGYFLIVKQPFEQHLLEAHRNNLASDYDGVITSLQKANPEKLPDPAKYILANAYVRTADLKPAEREVILKNISLKSDKDYLLYWIYSGRGDFEKSIDLAKLLDDPRLIIYGLINKIEQDKNNPELKGEERDERVRKAEDELRRYREEYGLEEDSEAAEGQQAESADQNSVKEQQQEEKKQQEQKKSEEKKKAEEKKK from the coding sequence ATGAAAGAAAAGAAGATTGAAATGGACGGACTACAGCTTGAATTCCAAATGGATCAGAACGAATGGCAGACGCAGATTCGTAAAGCCGATACACGCGTCAAGGATATCCGCCAATTCGGCATTTTGAACGAGACAGCGGACCGCTTCGTTCCAGTACGTGTTACTGAGACGGGAGACCATTATTCTTTCCACTTCATCGTACAGGAAGATTGGAAAACATGGGCTCAAGTGAAAAAGCGCACCCGCGCTGAGAAGCTGCGCCTACTCGGAAATATCTCCGCCTACTTTCATGGATTACCGGCGCGCATTACATATTTTCTCCATCCGGACAATCTACTATTCAATGAAAATCTGATGCCACTCTCCGTATATAGGGGAATACGCGATTTGATGCCACCGATGGAGATGGATGAGGAGCATTTGCTGAAACAGTACAAGTGCCTTGCCATCGCATTATTTGCAAAAGAGCTTACGTTCGACCAGCTCTACAACGGTTCACTCGCAAATGCGACAGAGACGGAATTCGAACGAAAAGTAAATGAGATGAATAGTATTGGCGAATTGGCTGCTTTTCTGAAGGAGAGCTATCGGGAGGAACAGGACAAATCGGACAAGATGATGCAACTCGTTCCTGCTTCACGTTTTAAGTTATTTAAATGGCTTGCGTTCTCCATGATTGCTCTTGCCGTACTTCTCGCTGTACCACTCGGCTACTTCCTGATTGTCAAACAACCATTTGAGCAGCATTTGCTGGAGGCTCACCGGAATAATCTTGCCTCTGACTATGATGGGGTCATCACATCATTGCAAAAAGCAAATCCCGAAAAACTGCCTGACCCGGCAAAGTACATATTGGCAAATGCCTATGTGAGGACAGCTGATCTGAAGCCGGCGGAAAGAGAAGTCATTCTGAAGAACATCAGTTTGAAAAGTGACAAGGATTACTTGCTTTATTGGATATATAGCGGACGGGGAGATTTTGAAAAGTCAATCGACCTGGCGAAATTGCTTGATGATCCGCGTCTGATCATTTATGGACTGATCAATAAAATCGAACAAGATAAAAACAATCCGGAACTAAAAGGTGAAGAACGTGATGAACGTGTTCGCAAAGCAGAGGACGAACTGCGCCGCTACCGTGAGGAATACGGTTTGGAAGAAGATAGCGAAGCAGCCGAAGGGCAGCAAGCTGAAAGCGCCGATCAGAATTCAGTAAAAGAACAGCAGCAAGAAGAAAAGAAACAGCAAGAACAGAAAAAATCCGAAGAGAAAAAGAAAGCCGAAGAGAAGAAGAAATAG
- the essA gene encoding type VII secretion protein EssA — protein sequence MRTKLFSLLLLLLILTPYAVNAEAEDEGKLKIQIDRIGEGEKGSNSVETELDKRFPELFKPETEKTIKRHQKQKESDIRSLQDKLFEESGRFDNNQDKLTEQLFSADYTAPERKSEEETDREGPFSILIIAALGVFGAAMIALLFWTFRKIA from the coding sequence ATGCGCACGAAGCTATTTAGCCTTCTGCTTCTTCTTCTCATCCTCACTCCCTATGCTGTAAATGCGGAAGCTGAAGATGAAGGGAAACTGAAAATCCAGATTGACCGTATCGGTGAAGGAGAGAAAGGAAGCAACTCTGTTGAGACAGAACTGGACAAACGCTTCCCTGAATTATTCAAGCCGGAGACGGAAAAGACGATAAAGCGTCATCAGAAACAGAAGGAGTCGGATATACGTTCGCTTCAGGACAAACTGTTCGAAGAGAGCGGACGATTTGATAACAATCAAGACAAGCTGACTGAGCAATTATTTTCAGCAGATTACACAGCACCAGAGAGAAAATCGGAAGAAGAAACAGATAGAGAAGGTCCATTCAGCATTTTGATCATTGCGGCACTAGGAGTTTTTGGCGCTGCAATGATCGCTCTTCTCTTCTGGACATTCCGCAAGATTGCATAG